A stretch of the bacterium genome encodes the following:
- a CDS encoding pilin, with product MINKSEARNPKHETNLKFKILNYKFWVLRFGYWNLFVICCLGFVILSSSSSALEVSFPTVQGAEVGDSMGPAEWIKYIFLLAQALVGLAIIYAFVRAGLLWMTGGDNQTRIGEAKKWITGAITGLVILLGSYLFLKTINPQLVNIKNPGVNFGTDAPSGILDFWNKLFFKKHGVGESCGSSFDCQGLLECVRDPKNPRASSGVCTNTSELFLGYEAGHACGKDSECGDDLTCDDEKKVCVAGTKTAGGSICGPGNQCSSEQRCFKTSSGELAENIPGECSSYKALGEDCRTDIANECRGIGTECDLTTKKCIKK from the coding sequence ATGATAAATAAATCCGAAGCACGAAATCCGAAGCACGAAACAAATCTCAAATTCAAAATTTTAAATTACAAATTTTGGGTATTAAGATTTGGATATTGGAATTTGTTTGTAATTTGTTGCTTGGGATTTGTAATTTTGTCGTCTTCGTCTTCGGCGCTGGAGGTTTCTTTTCCCACAGTTCAAGGCGCGGAAGTGGGCGACTCTATGGGGCCGGCTGAATGGATAAAATATATTTTTCTTTTGGCCCAAGCTCTGGTGGGCCTCGCCATAATATACGCCTTTGTTAGAGCGGGCTTATTATGGATGACGGGCGGCGACAATCAAACCAGAATAGGCGAGGCTAAAAAGTGGATCACCGGCGCTATAACAGGACTCGTTATACTTTTAGGCTCTTATTTATTTTTAAAAACTATAAACCCGCAACTGGTTAACATTAAAAACCCGGGCGTAAACTTTGGCACCGACGCACCCAGTGGTATATTAGATTTTTGGAATAAATTGTTTTTTAAAAAACATGGCGTGGGAGAATCTTGTGGGTCTAGTTTTGATTGCCAAGGCCTTCTTGAGTGCGTGAGAGACCCTAAAAACCCCAGAGCATCTAGTGGTGTATGCACCAACACAAGCGAGTTATTTTTAGGATATGAAGCTGGTCATGCATGCGGAAAAGATTCTGAATGTGGTGATGATTTAACTTGTGACGACGAAAAAAAAGTTTGTGTCGCTGGAACAAAAACAGCTGGGGGATCAATATGCGGACCAGGAAATCAGTGTTCTAGTGAACAAAGATGTTTTAAAACATCTTCTGGCGAATTAGCTGAAAACATACCTGGCGAGTGTAGTTCTTACAAAGCGCTAGGCGAAGATTGTAGAACAGATATCGCCAATGAATGCCGTGGTATTGGAACAGAATGCGACCTAACAACTAAAAAGTGTATAAAAAAATAA
- a CDS encoding M23 family metallopeptidase: MFFSVSILFFSGNDSASLDSANKNIVEEIDTEDESFIKKIIPQESPVTSAILFAGNLESKISGIFRGTNSNGALGGPDESLNSVSLETVGNALVAQGSVLAIIPASAEGSLSDGNILTYEVESGDSLESIADDFGISVATLLSANNLPRGTKLKIGDKLSVLPVDGVRHTVKSGDTIKSIAIKYNADEARILAFNDLPDDGKIVSGQILTIPGGEYHVPISAKYAPAKNPPAESLPNLTGYYGYPSNGRKTFGLHRFNAVDIGGREWCNTPLYASAAGTIITADAQGWNGGYGKYIKIAHDNNTITLYAHASQLLISEGQFATKGQTIALMGSTGNTTGCHVHFEVRGARNPFVN; encoded by the coding sequence ATGTTTTTTTCTGTCTCAATTTTGTTTTTTTCTGGCAATGATTCTGCCAGTTTAGATTCGGCTAATAAAAATATAGTAGAAGAAATAGATACCGAAGACGAAAGTTTTATTAAAAAAATAATACCTCAAGAATCTCCCGTAACTTCGGCTATTCTTTTTGCCGGTAATTTGGAAAGTAAAATTAGCGGTATTTTCCGTGGCACAAATTCTAACGGCGCTTTAGGCGGTCCAGACGAAAGTTTAAATTCTGTTAGTTTGGAAACCGTGGGCAACGCTTTAGTAGCGCAAGGCTCGGTGCTAGCCATAATTCCAGCTAGCGCCGAAGGTTCTCTGTCCGATGGCAACATTCTTACTTACGAAGTTGAATCGGGCGATAGTTTGGAATCTATAGCAGATGATTTTGGAATTTCAGTGGCTACTCTGCTTAGCGCTAATAACTTGCCTAGGGGCACAAAATTAAAAATTGGCGATAAACTTTCGGTTTTACCAGTTGATGGTGTAAGGCACACGGTAAAATCTGGAGACACTATTAAATCTATCGCCATTAAATACAATGCCGATGAAGCTAGAATATTGGCTTTTAACGATTTACCGGACGACGGCAAAATAGTGTCGGGGCAAATTTTAACAATTCCTGGCGGCGAATATCACGTACCTATAAGCGCAAAATACGCTCCAGCCAAAAATCCGCCGGCCGAAAGTTTGCCAAATCTTACGGGTTATTACGGTTACCCGTCTAATGGGCGAAAAACATTTGGTTTACACAGATTTAACGCCGTGGATATTGGTGGGCGCGAATGGTGCAACACACCGCTTTATGCTTCGGCGGCGGGTACAATTATTACAGCCGATGCTCAAGGCTGGAATGGTGGCTACGGCAAATATATAAAAATAGCTCACGATAATAACACTATTACTCTTTACGCTCACGCTTCGCAATTATTAATTAGCGAAGGCCAATTTGCAACTAAGGGCCAAACCATTGCCTTGATGGGTTCCACCGGTAATACTACAGGTTGCCACGTGCACTTTGAAGTTAGAGGCGCCAGAAATCCTTTTGTGAATTAA
- a CDS encoding YifB family Mg chelatase-like AAA ATPase, with protein sequence MPSKIYSAALVGLEAQPVEVEVDMARGLHIFNIVGLPDKAIEEAKDRVSAAIKNTKLIPPNQSNRRVIVNLAPADLKKEGPKYDLPIALAYLLVSRQINFNPEGKIFIGELALDGSIRPVFGVMPIALMAKAYGAKEIYVPKENAQEAGLVDGLAVYPLKNLAEACEHFSKRKIIKPIDPVILEPIKQEYEHDFAFIKDQDFAKRALEIAAAGSHNVLMSGPPGSGKTLLARALVSILPAMTKEEILETTRIFSVAGLISHQEPLIRTRPFRSPHHTSSAAALVGGGSIPRPGEITLSHRGVLFLDEFPEFNRDVLESLRQPLEDGVVTVSRVKGSLTFPAKFILTATMNPCPCGFLNDQQKECVCTPFQVQKYKRKISGPLLDRIDLHVEVPRVKYEKLASESVAEASNKIRERVETARKIQRERYKNFSFATNGEMRLKDIKLFCRIDEQCQELIKTAVYKYNLSARAYHRVLKLARTIADLGESENIAPDHINEALQYRPQS encoded by the coding sequence GTGCCCAGTAAAATTTATTCCGCCGCCCTAGTCGGCTTAGAGGCCCAACCCGTAGAAGTTGAAGTAGACATGGCTCGAGGTCTACATATTTTTAATATTGTAGGCCTGCCAGATAAAGCCATAGAAGAAGCTAAAGACAGAGTTTCGGCGGCTATAAAAAACACAAAATTAATTCCGCCCAATCAATCTAACCGCAGGGTAATTGTTAATTTAGCTCCGGCCGATTTAAAAAAAGAAGGGCCAAAATACGACCTGCCCATTGCTCTCGCTTATCTTTTGGTTTCTAGGCAGATTAATTTTAACCCTGAAGGAAAGATATTTATAGGCGAATTAGCTTTAGACGGGTCTATTCGGCCTGTTTTTGGCGTTATGCCAATAGCGCTTATGGCCAAAGCCTATGGCGCCAAAGAAATTTATGTGCCCAAAGAAAATGCCCAAGAAGCGGGATTAGTTGATGGCCTAGCTGTCTATCCGTTAAAGAATCTAGCCGAAGCCTGCGAGCATTTTTCTAAAAGAAAAATAATAAAACCCATAGATCCAGTTATACTCGAGCCTATTAAACAAGAATATGAACACGACTTTGCTTTTATTAAAGACCAAGATTTTGCTAAACGCGCTTTGGAAATTGCGGCCGCCGGTAGCCACAATGTGCTTATGTCTGGCCCGCCAGGAAGCGGCAAAACATTGCTAGCAAGAGCCCTAGTTTCTATATTGCCAGCTATGACTAAGGAAGAAATTTTGGAAACTACAAGAATTTTTTCGGTAGCTGGCTTAATTAGCCACCAAGAACCTTTAATAAGAACTCGGCCATTTAGATCGCCCCACCATACTTCTTCGGCCGCAGCTTTAGTGGGTGGAGGCAGTATACCCCGCCCCGGCGAGATAACTTTGTCGCACCGCGGTGTTTTGTTTTTAGACGAGTTTCCAGAATTTAATCGCGACGTTTTAGAAAGCTTGCGCCAACCCTTAGAAGACGGCGTTGTTACGGTTTCGCGCGTAAAAGGCAGTTTAACTTTTCCCGCCAAGTTTATTTTAACCGCTACTATGAACCCGTGCCCCTGCGGTTTTTTAAACGACCAGCAAAAAGAATGTGTCTGCACGCCTTTTCAGGTTCAAAAATACAAACGTAAAATTTCTGGCCCATTATTAGATAGGATTGACCTTCATGTGGAAGTGCCTAGGGTAAAATACGAAAAATTAGCTTCGGAAAGCGTAGCCGAAGCTTCTAATAAAATTAGGGAGAGAGTGGAAACAGCTAGAAAAATTCAGCGTGAAAGATATAAAAATTTTTCTTTCGCCACCAACGGCGAAATGCGGTTAAAAGATATAAAACTATTTTGCCGTATAGATGAACAATGCCAAGAGCTTATCAAAACCGCGGTTTATAAATATAATCTTTCCGCTCGCGCCTACCACCGAGTTTTAAAACTCGCCCGCACCATCGCCGACCTAGGCGAATCGGAAAATATTGCCCCCGACCATATTAACGAGGCTTTGCAGTATCGACCACAGAGTTAG
- a CDS encoding four helix bundle protein — MNQITNKNNYDLEERTLKFAQRVNEYVRKLSRTITNIENGKQLVRSGGSVGANYIEANESLGRKDFMMRIKISKKETKESRYWLILTEPNKDNLLEKESLIKESTELMKIFGSILEKSK, encoded by the coding sequence ATGAACCAAATTACAAACAAGAATAATTACGACCTAGAAGAAAGGACGTTAAAATTTGCCCAAAGAGTAAATGAATATGTCCGTAAGTTATCAAGGACAATAACTAACATAGAGAATGGCAAACAATTAGTGAGATCAGGTGGATCAGTAGGAGCAAACTATATAGAAGCTAACGAATCCCTTGGTAGAAAAGACTTTATGATGAGAATTAAGATATCCAAAAAAGAAACAAAAGAAAGTAGATACTGGCTAATACTAACAGAGCCGAATAAAGACAACCTACTTGAAAAAGAAAGTTTGATTAAGGAATCTACGGAGCTTATGAAAATATTTGGTTCAATCCTAGAAAAATCAAAATAG
- a CDS encoding type II toxin-antitoxin system RelE/ParE family toxin — protein sequence MIILFHRNFKKQFQKLKAGEKSKLKERLELFLVDIFNPSLNNHPLKGKYAGYRSINISGDLRAIYKQNTKDAAIFVAVDSHNHLYQ from the coding sequence ATGATTATTCTTTTTCATAGAAATTTCAAAAAACAGTTTCAGAAATTAAAAGCGGGCGAGAAATCTAAATTAAAAGAAAGGCTAGAACTTTTTCTGGTGGATATATTTAACCCTAGCCTAAATAATCATCCGCTTAAAGGTAAATATGCCGGTTATAGAAGCATAAACATAAGCGGCGATTTAAGAGCTATATATAAACAAAATACTAAAGACGCAGCCATCTTTGTAGCTGTTGATAGCCATAATCATCTATACCAATAA
- a CDS encoding TraC family protein → MANTSSTHQLIETKEIKDGLVVLKNGGLRAILMVSSINFALKSSEEQEAIIDRFQGFINSIDFPVQILVQSRKLDISEYLKFLNERIGIQTNELLKIQTSEYINFIQELIKLTNVMSKFFYVIIPLSTVAVLATGFFSKFFSKNKKGVQDQKDLNFETQKNTIQQRVDQVTSLLSSMGLKAIPLEKEALIELLYTSYNPGSEVKQKNMEALIATGDEAKKSG, encoded by the coding sequence ATGGCAAATACTTCTTCAACCCACCAACTTATAGAAACCAAAGAAATTAAAGATGGTCTTGTTGTTTTAAAAAATGGGGGATTAAGAGCTATTTTGATGGTATCTTCCATAAACTTTGCTTTAAAATCCAGCGAAGAACAAGAAGCCATAATCGACCGCTTTCAGGGTTTTATAAATTCCATAGATTTTCCTGTTCAAATTTTGGTTCAATCCAGAAAACTGGATATTTCTGAATATTTAAAATTTCTAAACGAAAGAATCGGCATACAAACCAACGAGCTCTTAAAAATACAGACTTCTGAATATATTAATTTTATACAAGAATTAATTAAGCTAACCAATGTTATGTCTAAGTTCTTTTATGTGATAATTCCCCTAAGTACGGTGGCCGTTCTAGCAACAGGGTTTTTTTCTAAGTTTTTTTCTAAAAACAAAAAAGGCGTTCAAGATCAAAAAGACTTAAACTTTGAAACACAAAAAAATACAATTCAACAAAGAGTAGACCAAGTTACCAGTTTGTTAAGTTCTATGGGTTTAAAAGCGATACCCTTAGAAAAAGAAGCTTTAATCGAGCTTTTGTATACATCGTATAACCCCGGCAGCGAAGTTAAGCAAAAGAATATGGAGGCCTTAATTGCCACAGGGGATGAAGCTAAAAAATCAGGATAA
- a CDS encoding PrgI family protein yields MQFQVPQFIEMEDKIIGPLTLKQFGFVAVAGVLCFIFFSTLTTTFAFILSFPVALAALVLAFGKIKGLPALKYLSSFIKFSLKPQLYLWKKK; encoded by the coding sequence ATGCAATTTCAGGTTCCACAATTTATAGAAATGGAAGATAAAATAATCGGCCCGTTAACCCTAAAGCAGTTTGGCTTTGTGGCGGTGGCCGGTGTACTTTGTTTTATATTTTTTAGCACTCTTACCACCACTTTTGCGTTTATTCTTTCTTTCCCTGTGGCTTTAGCGGCTCTGGTTTTGGCTTTTGGCAAAATTAAGGGCCTACCAGCCTTAAAATATTTATCGTCGTTTATTAAATTTTCCTTAAAGCCACAATTATACTTGTGGAAGAAGAAATGA
- a CDS encoding UvrD-helicase domain-containing protein — MICYNFVMSNILDSLNKEQREAVTTIDGPILIIAGAGSGKTKALTHKIAYLIEQGISPENILALTFTNKAAGEMKNRINKLLTNNYPLPTFVGTFHSFAARILRREIDNIGYGKNFVIYDVSDVLSLLKEIVAELGLDPDQFKANGIYSAISRQKNELVNATIYAEKAGNFREKIIAKVFEKYEARLKEANALDFDDLLLLLVKVLKNNPVILEKYQNQFKYVLVDEYQDTNHAQYTLLKMLAQKHKNICVVGDDWQSIYLFRGSDFRNMLNFEKDYPGTKIIFLEENYRSSQNVLDAAHAVIAKNVFKTEKKLWTERGGGEKIKIIQTSNETEEGIFVTEEIKKILRTQSEIARDLNDFVVLYRTNAQSRAIEEAVIRAGWPYRMVGAIKFYERREVKDIIAYLRFIQNEKDLISLKRIVNVPPRGIGKTTLNQILLAEHIYVFKHTKFEGFLNLINEIKNESANKKVSELIKFLLEKIDYKKYCLDGTAEGESRWENILELITVVTKFDVLETPDGLSSFLEEITLTTSADDISEENGTLNLMTLHSAKGLEFPVVFIIGAEEGLLPHARSMFDQTQMEEERRLAYVGLTRAKEKAYFVFTRRRSIYGKSEPALPSRFLGDIPVRLVEFEEYQAGEEVLDI; from the coding sequence ATGATCTGCTATAATTTTGTGATGTCTAATATTCTTGACTCTCTAAATAAAGAACAGCGCGAAGCGGTAACTACTATAGATGGCCCTATTTTGATAATTGCGGGCGCAGGAAGCGGAAAAACCAAAGCCCTGACGCACAAAATTGCCTATTTAATAGAACAAGGAATTTCCCCGGAAAATATTTTAGCTTTAACTTTTACAAATAAGGCTGCGGGGGAAATGAAAAACCGTATCAATAAACTGCTGACTAATAACTATCCACTACCAACTTTTGTAGGCACTTTCCATTCTTTTGCGGCCAGAATTTTAAGACGAGAAATAGATAATATTGGTTATGGCAAAAATTTTGTTATATACGACGTAAGCGACGTACTCTCTCTCTTAAAAGAAATTGTAGCCGAACTCGGCTTAGACCCAGACCAATTTAAAGCCAATGGTATATATTCGGCTATATCGCGCCAAAAAAATGAACTTGTTAATGCCACGATTTATGCTGAAAAAGCAGGAAATTTTAGAGAAAAAATAATAGCTAAAGTTTTCGAAAAATACGAAGCGAGATTAAAAGAAGCTAATGCTTTAGATTTTGATGACTTGCTTTTACTGCTGGTTAAAGTTTTAAAAAATAATCCTGTTATATTAGAAAAATATCAAAACCAGTTTAAATATGTTTTGGTAGACGAATACCAAGACACCAACCATGCTCAATACACTTTGTTAAAGATGTTAGCGCAAAAACACAAAAATATTTGTGTGGTGGGCGACGACTGGCAATCGATATACCTGTTTAGAGGATCCGATTTTAGAAATATGCTTAATTTTGAAAAAGATTATCCCGGCACAAAAATAATTTTTTTAGAAGAAAATTATAGAAGTTCTCAAAATGTTTTGGATGCCGCCCACGCGGTTATAGCCAAAAATGTTTTTAAAACAGAAAAAAAATTATGGACCGAGCGGGGCGGGGGCGAAAAAATTAAAATAATCCAAACGAGCAACGAAACAGAGGAGGGGATTTTTGTGACCGAAGAAATTAAAAAAATATTAAGGACGCAATCAGAAATAGCGCGGGATTTAAATGATTTTGTTGTTCTTTACCGCACCAACGCCCAATCTCGCGCCATAGAAGAAGCCGTTATAAGGGCTGGCTGGCCCTACCGAATGGTGGGTGCTATAAAATTTTACGAACGCCGAGAAGTTAAAGATATTATTGCTTACTTGCGATTTATTCAAAACGAAAAAGATTTAATCAGCTTAAAAAGAATTGTTAATGTGCCACCGCGCGGGATTGGCAAAACCACGCTAAACCAAATACTTTTAGCCGAACATATTTATGTCTTTAAACATACTAAGTTCGAAGGCTTTCTTAATTTAATTAACGAGATTAAAAATGAATCGGCTAATAAAAAAGTTTCCGAGTTAATAAAATTTTTATTAGAAAAAATAGATTATAAAAAATATTGTTTGGATGGCACGGCCGAAGGCGAATCCCGTTGGGAAAATATTTTAGAACTTATAACCGTGGTCACTAAGTTTGATGTTTTAGAAACACCGGATGGGCTTTCTTCTTTTTTAGAAGAAATAACTTTAACAACTTCGGCCGACGATATTTCGGAAGAAAACGGCACGCTAAATTTAATGACACTACATTCGGCCAAAGGTTTAGAATTTCCTGTGGTGTTTATTATTGGTGCCGAAGAAGGCTTGTTACCACATGCACGAAGCATGTTTGACCAAACCCAAATGGAAGAAGAACGCCGTCTGGCTTACGTGGGCCTAACTCGGGCTAAAGAAAAGGCCTATTTTGTTTTTACGCGCCGAAGAAGCATATATGGTAAAAGTGAACCCGCCTTGCCTTCACGTTTTTTGGGTGATATACCAGTAAGATTGGTGGAGTTTGAAGAATACCAAGCAGGAGAAGAGGTGTTGGATATATAA
- a CDS encoding ATP-binding protein codes for MEPKNQQIASAGTLEDLLAPPALQVNPSNLQIGEKFSRTIFVANYPRFLSVGWFSPIINLDKIFDVSLFIQPSETGPVLKKLTKKTAQIGAQMSEKEEGGFIRDPMLETAYQDLESLRDKLQQGTERFFRAGLYLTFYASSVKELDDVESRVNTILESKLIYSKVAVFQQQEGYTSTLPLNLDKLQVYNSLNTGPLSSFFPFVSADLTSNKGVLYGINRHNNSLILFDRFSLENANTVVFAKSGSGKSYTVKLEVLRSLMLGTDVIIIDPESEYKYLNDVVGGTFVNISLTSANHINPFDLTIPSEDESPAEVLKANIIELTGLLKVMLGQLTPEEDSIIDKALTETYASRDISINSDWRGKQVPLMGDLHTVLKNMQGAEKLAIRIEKYVTGTFSGFLNQPTNVALNNNLVVFSIRDLEPELRPVAMYILLHYVWNLIRAQRKKRIMVVDEAWWMMQHQEAGAFLFSIAKRCRKYYLGLTTITQDVEDFMKSQYGKPIVTNSALQILLKQSPAAIDTVAQTFNLTDEEKFLLLESSVGEGIFLAGLKRAAIKVVASYTEDQVITSDPAQLLEIEAAKKELAEAQK; via the coding sequence ATGGAACCGAAAAACCAACAAATCGCCTCGGCCGGCACCCTAGAAGATCTTTTAGCCCCGCCGGCTTTACAGGTCAATCCTTCTAATTTGCAGATAGGCGAGAAATTTTCTAGAACAATATTTGTGGCTAATTACCCTAGATTTTTGAGCGTGGGCTGGTTTTCGCCTATTATTAACTTAGATAAAATTTTTGATGTTTCTTTATTTATTCAACCCTCCGAAACTGGTCCTGTTTTAAAAAAACTAACCAAAAAAACAGCGCAGATCGGCGCGCAGATGTCGGAAAAAGAAGAGGGGGGTTTTATACGCGATCCCATGCTAGAAACAGCTTACCAAGATTTAGAATCTTTGCGCGATAAACTGCAACAAGGCACTGAAAGGTTTTTTCGGGCCGGCTTATATCTTACTTTTTATGCTAGTTCCGTAAAAGAACTGGATGATGTTGAAAGCAGAGTAAATACGATATTAGAATCAAAATTAATATATTCTAAAGTTGCGGTGTTCCAGCAACAAGAAGGCTATACCTCTACCCTGCCTTTAAATTTAGATAAGCTTCAGGTTTATAATAGCTTAAACACTGGCCCGCTTTCTTCTTTCTTTCCTTTTGTTTCAGCCGATCTTACCTCCAACAAAGGTGTGCTTTATGGCATAAACAGGCACAATAACAGCCTTATACTTTTTGATAGATTCTCTTTAGAAAACGCCAACACGGTTGTTTTTGCTAAATCCGGTTCGGGCAAAAGCTATACTGTTAAATTAGAGGTTTTACGTTCCTTAATGCTAGGCACCGATGTAATAATTATAGACCCAGAAAGCGAGTATAAATACTTAAACGATGTAGTGGGCGGAACTTTTGTAAATATTTCTTTAACTTCTGCTAACCATATAAATCCGTTTGATTTAACTATACCCAGCGAAGATGAAAGCCCAGCCGAAGTTTTAAAAGCTAATATTATAGAGCTGACCGGCTTATTAAAAGTAATGTTGGGCCAGTTAACGCCCGAAGAAGATTCAATTATAGACAAAGCCTTAACCGAAACCTATGCTTCGCGCGATATCAGCATAAATTCGGATTGGCGGGGCAAACAGGTACCTTTAATGGGCGACCTGCATACCGTATTAAAAAACATGCAGGGCGCGGAAAAATTAGCCATTCGCATAGAAAAATATGTGACAGGCACATTCTCTGGCTTTTTAAATCAACCCACCAATGTGGCCTTAAACAATAACTTAGTTGTTTTTTCTATAAGAGATCTGGAACCAGAACTTCGCCCAGTGGCTATGTATATTTTATTGCACTATGTTTGGAACTTAATAAGAGCGCAAAGAAAGAAAAGAATAATGGTGGTGGACGAGGCCTGGTGGATGATGCAACATCAAGAAGCCGGCGCGTTTTTATTTAGCATTGCCAAAAGATGCCGTAAATATTATTTGGGGCTTACCACTATAACCCAAGACGTGGAAGATTTTATGAAATCGCAATACGGCAAGCCCATTGTAACCAATTCCGCCCTGCAAATATTGCTAAAGCAATCGCCGGCGGCCATAGACACGGTGGCTCAAACATTTAATTTAACCGATGAAGAAAAGTTTTTACTTTTAGAGTCCAGCGTGGGCGAAGGCATATTTTTAGCCGGTTTAAAGCGCGCGGCTATAAAAGTGGTGGCTTCTTATACCGAAGATCAAGTTATTACATCCGACCCAGCGCAATTATTGGAAATAGAAGCGGCTAAGAAAGAACTAGCCGAAGCACAGAAATGA
- the rsmA gene encoding 16S rRNA (adenine(1518)-N(6)/adenine(1519)-N(6))-dimethyltransferase RsmA gives MLKRKNKLLLESADIRPIKHMGQNFLVSEEIIEKIILEAKIKTGETILEVGPGTGNLTMALLATGAKVVAIEKDSKLVHLLISNFQFLISKKKLKVIEQDILSFDEMAIKSPYRVIANIPYYLTGKLIQKFLLSANKPSELILMVQKEVGERITAQPPKANFLSSLVQFLAETKILFKVGKENFWPQPKVDSALIKLTPYQYTPSIRSYARDTVGININNNEEFIEFLKMVFRQPRQTLFNNLRKYLVSTSQRSPAHAKLDSVFQELGFDKKIRAQNLGKEDLVNLFSLLGY, from the coding sequence ATGTTAAAAAGAAAAAATAAATTGTTATTAGAATCAGCCGACATTCGCCCAATTAAACATATGGGGCAAAACTTCTTAGTTTCCGAAGAAATTATAGAGAAAATAATTTTAGAGGCAAAGATTAAAACGGGCGAAACTATTTTAGAAGTTGGACCAGGTACGGGCAATTTAACTATGGCGTTATTGGCAACAGGGGCAAAAGTGGTAGCAATAGAAAAGGATTCTAAATTAGTTCATCTGTTAATTTCTAATTTCCAATTTCTAATTTCTAAAAAAAAATTAAAGGTAATTGAACAAGATATTTTGAGTTTTGATGAAATGGCGATCAAATCGCCATATAGAGTAATCGCCAACATTCCCTATTATTTAACGGGCAAGCTGATTCAAAAATTTCTGCTTTCGGCTAATAAACCATCGGAATTAATACTTATGGTTCAAAAAGAAGTGGGCGAGAGGATAACGGCGCAACCACCCAAAGCTAATTTTCTTTCTTCGCTAGTGCAGTTTCTGGCCGAAACCAAAATTTTATTTAAAGTAGGTAAAGAAAACTTCTGGCCTCAACCTAAAGTAGATTCAGCCTTGATTAAACTAACCCCGTACCAATATACACCGAGCATACGATCGTATGCTCGTGATACGGTTGGAATCAATATCAATAATAATGAGGAATTTATAGAGTTTTTGAAGATGGTTTTTAGGCAACCGCGGCAGACGCTTTTTAATAATCTAAGAAAATATCTAGTTAGCACGAGTCAGCGATCGCCAGCTCATGCTAAATTAGATTCAGTCTTTCAAGAGCTTGGATTTGATAAAAAAATACGAGCTCAAAACTTGGGCAAGGAAGACCTTGTCAATCTTTTTAGCTTATTAGGATATTAG